The uncultured Roseibium sp. genome contains a region encoding:
- a CDS encoding undecaprenyl-phosphate glucose phosphotransferase, whose translation MKIRSRNSAHYKASRTPDLRQRLTDGLHHLQEASDATSFVEDQRHEIGVNGLSQEALEIAASLDDDGISVPVLTGSVRAIDMGLILLSAVAASHTVAGATTLGLAHFIAMGISVVFAFAFFQASDAYQVSVMGRGMSQIGRVAASWTMVFVMLAVIRFTTGFGADISQHWAGVWFVSSLAGLICIRLVVSALVRRWRANGRLERRAIIVGGGTAAADLIHDLESQPDNDIRICGIFDDRANDRSPPVVAGYPKLGNISALVEFGRLARIDMLIVCIPLRAEKRVLELLRKLWILPVDIRLSAHTDKVSFRNRGTSFIGTVPFVDVVEKPITDWDMVAKRVFDIVFASLALVTLFPLMIATAVAIKLDSKGPVLFRQKRYGFNNEIIDVLKFRSMYQEMADPEAKKVVTKNDSRVTRVGRFIRKTSIDELPQLFNVLAGSLSLVGPRPHAVNAHTDNKTWDDVVDGYFARHKVKPGVTGWAQINGWRGEVDTSEKIQKRVDCDVYYIENWSILFDLKILLLTPFRLLNSENAY comes from the coding sequence ATGAAAATAAGAAGCCGAAATTCGGCACACTATAAGGCCTCCCGAACACCGGACCTCCGTCAGAGGCTGACCGATGGCCTGCATCATCTGCAGGAAGCCAGTGACGCCACCTCTTTTGTCGAAGATCAACGCCACGAGATCGGCGTCAACGGATTGTCTCAGGAAGCCCTGGAGATCGCCGCCTCCCTGGACGACGACGGCATTTCAGTGCCTGTCCTCACCGGATCCGTGCGCGCCATCGACATGGGGCTCATTCTTCTCAGCGCCGTAGCCGCCTCCCACACCGTTGCCGGTGCAACCACCCTTGGTCTGGCCCATTTCATCGCCATGGGCATTTCGGTCGTCTTCGCCTTTGCCTTTTTCCAGGCATCCGACGCCTATCAGGTCTCGGTCATGGGCCGCGGTATGTCCCAAATCGGACGTGTCGCCGCGAGCTGGACGATGGTGTTCGTCATGCTGGCCGTGATCCGCTTCACCACCGGGTTCGGCGCGGACATCTCTCAGCATTGGGCCGGGGTCTGGTTCGTTTCCTCCCTCGCGGGCCTGATTTGTATCCGGCTCGTCGTCTCTGCTCTGGTCCGTCGCTGGAGGGCCAACGGACGGCTGGAACGGCGCGCCATCATCGTCGGAGGCGGAACTGCGGCAGCTGACCTGATCCACGATCTGGAATCCCAGCCTGACAATGACATCCGCATCTGCGGCATCTTTGACGACCGGGCCAACGACCGTTCACCGCCGGTCGTCGCGGGCTACCCGAAACTTGGCAACATCAGCGCATTGGTCGAATTCGGCCGGCTCGCACGGATCGACATGCTGATTGTCTGCATTCCGCTCCGTGCCGAAAAGCGCGTTCTGGAACTCCTGCGCAAGCTTTGGATCCTGCCGGTGGATATTCGCCTGTCGGCCCATACCGACAAGGTTAGCTTCCGAAATCGCGGCACGTCGTTCATCGGCACCGTGCCATTCGTCGATGTGGTCGAAAAGCCGATCACCGACTGGGACATGGTCGCAAAGCGCGTGTTCGACATTGTCTTCGCCAGCCTTGCACTTGTTACGCTCTTCCCGCTGATGATCGCGACCGCTGTCGCTATCAAGCTGGACAGCAAGGGTCCGGTGCTGTTCCGCCAGAAGCGTTACGGCTTCAACAATGAAATCATCGATGTGCTGAAATTCCGGTCCATGTATCAGGAAATGGCTGACCCGGAGGCGAAAAAGGTCGTCACGAAGAATGATTCCCGCGTCACCCGCGTCGGTCGTTTTATCCGCAAGACCTCGATCGATGAACTGCCTCAGCTGTTCAACGTTCTGGCCGGCAGCCTGTCTCTGGTCGGCCCGCGCCCGCACGCAGTCAATGCGCATACCGACAACAAGACCTGGGACGATGTCGTCGACGGTTACTTCGCCCGGCACAAGGTGAAACCCGGCGTCACCGGATGGGCTCAGATCAACGGCTGGCGCGGCGAAGTCGACACGTCGGAGAAAATCCAGAAACGTGTCGACTGCGACGTCTACTACATCGAGAACTGGTCGATCCTGTTCGATCTGAAAATCCTGCTCCTGACGCCGTTCCGGCTTTTGAATTCGGAAAACGCATATTGA
- a CDS encoding MerR family transcriptional regulator — protein sequence MSSQDKSPDAFRTISEVADDLDLPQHVLRFWETRFSQIKPLKRGGGRRYYRPDDVELLRGIRHLLYGEGYTIKGVQRILKEQGARFVMQIWKEDAIPVPVMQQAAVQDAPNVDARAEQPGQPEKLIPADAGTIELTEGEAPLPKDVLADTHILNAEPAKSGGLRFMERFRPEKEGEGAAGASQALSKDDVRRLQATLFELLECKRVLDQAR from the coding sequence ATGAGCTCTCAGGATAAAAGCCCGGACGCTTTTCGAACGATCAGCGAAGTTGCGGATGATCTGGATCTGCCGCAACACGTGCTTCGTTTCTGGGAAACCCGGTTCTCCCAGATCAAACCTTTGAAGCGCGGAGGTGGACGTCGGTATTACAGGCCCGATGATGTCGAGCTCCTGCGCGGTATCCGCCATCTGCTTTATGGCGAAGGATATACGATCAAGGGTGTGCAGCGAATCCTGAAGGAACAAGGCGCACGCTTCGTGATGCAGATCTGGAAAGAGGATGCGATCCCGGTTCCGGTGATGCAGCAGGCGGCAGTCCAGGACGCCCCGAATGTCGATGCGCGAGCGGAACAGCCAGGGCAACCGGAAAAACTGATCCCTGCGGATGCCGGAACGATCGAGCTTACGGAGGGCGAGGCCCCCCTGCCGAAAGATGTCCTCGCCGATACACATATTCTGAACGCGGAGCCGGCCAAGTCCGGTGGTTTGCGTTTCATGGAGCGGTTTCGTCCTGAAAAGGAGGGCGAAGGAGCGGCGGGCGCATCCCAGGCTTTGTCCAAGGATGACGTCCGCCGTCTTCAGGCGACCCTGTTCGAGCTGCTGGAATGCAAGCGCGTTCTGGATCAGGCACGCTGA
- the plsX gene encoding phosphate acyltransferase PlsX, giving the protein MAKTIPISLDVMGGDSGAEVVIPGAEIALVRHPDIRFMLYGNEKVVLPLLEKYPRVRDASTFHHCDVSVAMDAKPSQALRQGRWKSSMWRAIEAVKSGDTAVAVSAGNTGALMAMSKFCLRTMANIERPAIAAIWPTARGESVVLDVGATIGADAQQLIDFAILGGAMARALQGLESPTVGLLNIGVEEVKGLEEVRTAGRLLRETKLRKLTYAGFVEGDDIGKGTVDVVVTEGFAGNIALKTAEGTAKQIAGYLRSAMNRTFMSKIGYLFAKGAFDRLRDKMDPRKVNGGVFLGLNGIVIKSHGGTDAEGYAAAIDLAYDMVRNELLHKIAQDLVHYHRGRFADAAANSEGDL; this is encoded by the coding sequence ATGGCGAAAACCATTCCAATATCCCTCGATGTTATGGGCGGTGATTCCGGCGCAGAGGTGGTTATCCCCGGTGCGGAGATTGCACTTGTCCGCCATCCCGACATTCGCTTTATGCTTTATGGCAATGAAAAGGTGGTCCTGCCGCTTCTGGAGAAGTATCCGCGGGTGAGGGATGCCTCGACCTTTCATCATTGCGACGTATCGGTCGCCATGGATGCCAAGCCGAGCCAGGCCTTGCGCCAGGGGAGATGGAAATCCAGCATGTGGCGGGCAATCGAAGCGGTCAAAAGCGGCGATACGGCCGTGGCCGTGTCGGCCGGCAACACCGGCGCTCTGATGGCCATGTCGAAGTTCTGCCTTAGAACCATGGCGAATATCGAGCGGCCCGCGATCGCGGCGATCTGGCCGACGGCGCGCGGCGAATCCGTCGTCCTCGACGTCGGGGCGACCATCGGGGCGGATGCGCAGCAACTGATCGACTTCGCCATTCTGGGGGGCGCCATGGCGCGGGCCCTACAGGGCCTAGAAAGCCCGACCGTCGGACTGCTCAACATCGGCGTCGAAGAGGTCAAGGGGCTGGAAGAGGTGCGCACGGCCGGACGGCTTTTGCGGGAAACCAAGCTCAGGAAGCTGACCTATGCAGGCTTCGTCGAGGGGGACGATATCGGCAAGGGAACCGTCGATGTCGTCGTCACAGAAGGCTTCGCCGGCAATATCGCGCTGAAAACTGCGGAAGGCACGGCAAAGCAGATTGCCGGATATCTGCGTTCGGCCATGAACAGGACGTTCATGTCGAAGATCGGCTACCTGTTTGCAAAAGGTGCCTTCGACCGGCTTCGGGACAAGATGGACCCGCGCAAGGTGAACGGCGGGGTCTTCCTTGGCCTGAACGGCATCGTTATCAAGAGCCATGGAGGGACCGATGCCGAAGGCTATGCCGCGGCCATCGATCTTGCCTATGACATGGTGCGCAACGAACTGCTGCACAAGATCGCTCAGGATCTGGTGCACTATCATCGCGGCCGCTTTGCGGACGCCGCGGCTAATTCGGAAGGTGATTTGTGA
- a CDS encoding integration host factor subunit alpha gives MGSRTITRADLCEAVYQKVGLSRTESSELVERVLSEISECLLKGESVKLSSFGSFVVRSKGERIGRNPKTGEEVPISPRRVMVFKPSNVLKQRINDALTGSSSS, from the coding sequence ATGGGTAGCAGGACTATCACCCGCGCTGACCTATGCGAGGCGGTCTATCAGAAAGTCGGTCTTTCCCGAACGGAATCTTCTGAACTGGTAGAGCGGGTTCTCTCCGAAATCTCCGAATGCCTGTTGAAGGGAGAATCGGTCAAGTTGTCGTCTTTCGGATCCTTCGTGGTCCGATCCAAAGGCGAACGGATAGGCCGAAACCCCAAGACTGGCGAGGAAGTGCCGATATCACCGCGCCGCGTTATGGTTTTCAAGCCGAGTAACGTGTTGAAGCAGCGGATAAACGACGCATTGACGGGCTCATCGTCCTCCTGA
- a CDS encoding O-antigen ligase family protein encodes MSAGSAAFGHTAAPHPHLALSTKSIGNGALWLAAFLSGFVIREPAPYELYMAGLLVIWLACGLKLRREFGPLIICMMLYSAGGIASVPLAREFDVAVMYMAVSVFLAITSIFYAAILADDPQRYKTIENGLLASSVFVAFIGVAGYFHLFPGADYFTLYDRARGTFQDPNVFGPFLALPSMLLIQRLFFGRLKDNILTLLMLAVLLLGIFLSFSRGAWGVLVAASLVVYLLALITERGPVKRLRLLILGALGILAVLALIAAVLSIDSVAEMFQQRAKLEQPYDAARLGRFARYAFGFQMVMDHPLGLGPLEFNKYFPEDEHNVYLKGFTTYGWLGGTVYIVLVFWTLASLFPLLFKRRPWTPFLHCVFAVLFSHVILSAIIDTDHWRHVYMLYGIAWGLIAADKLERKRMANAKPKTNPKTLGTISAWYQISALRSSPERDR; translated from the coding sequence TTGAGCGCAGGGTCGGCCGCATTCGGGCACACGGCCGCCCCTCACCCCCATCTCGCGCTGAGCACGAAAAGCATCGGCAACGGCGCCCTGTGGCTTGCCGCCTTCCTGTCCGGCTTCGTGATTCGCGAACCGGCACCTTACGAACTTTATATGGCCGGTCTGCTGGTCATCTGGCTTGCCTGCGGCTTGAAACTGAGGCGGGAGTTCGGGCCGCTGATCATCTGCATGATGCTCTATTCCGCCGGCGGCATTGCATCCGTGCCGCTCGCGCGCGAATTCGACGTCGCCGTCATGTATATGGCGGTCTCGGTCTTCCTGGCGATCACGTCGATCTTCTACGCCGCCATCCTTGCTGACGATCCGCAGCGCTACAAGACGATTGAGAACGGCCTTCTGGCGAGTTCGGTTTTCGTCGCCTTCATCGGGGTCGCGGGCTATTTCCACCTGTTCCCCGGCGCCGACTATTTCACGCTCTACGACCGCGCCCGCGGCACCTTCCAGGACCCCAACGTGTTCGGCCCCTTCCTGGCGCTGCCGTCCATGCTTCTCATCCAGCGGCTGTTTTTCGGCAGGCTGAAGGACAATATCCTGACGCTGTTGATGCTGGCCGTTCTGCTGCTCGGGATCTTCCTGAGTTTTTCCCGAGGCGCATGGGGCGTTCTGGTCGCCGCCTCCCTCGTCGTTTATCTGCTGGCGCTGATCACGGAACGCGGACCGGTGAAGCGCCTGAGATTGCTGATTCTGGGCGCACTCGGGATTCTGGCCGTTCTGGCTCTAATTGCCGCCGTCCTGTCGATCGACAGCGTCGCCGAAATGTTCCAGCAGCGGGCGAAGCTGGAGCAGCCTTATGATGCCGCACGGCTCGGACGTTTCGCCCGCTACGCGTTTGGCTTCCAGATGGTCATGGACCATCCGCTCGGGCTCGGCCCCCTGGAGTTCAACAAGTACTTTCCAGAGGACGAACACAACGTCTATCTGAAAGGCTTCACGACCTACGGCTGGCTTGGCGGGACGGTCTATATCGTCTTGGTTTTCTGGACGCTGGCATCCCTGTTTCCGCTTTTGTTCAAGCGTCGACCCTGGACGCCGTTCCTCCACTGCGTCTTCGCCGTGCTTTTCTCCCATGTGATCCTGAGCGCGATCATCGACACGGATCACTGGCGCCACGTCTATATGCTCTACGGCATTGCATGGGGGCTGATTGCCGCCGACAAGCTGGAGCGAAAACGCATGGCAAATGCGAAACCGAAAACGAATCCAAAAACTCTGGGCACAATCTCCGCCTGGTACCAAATAAGCGCCTTGCGCAGTTCTCCTGAAAGAGATAGGTAA
- a CDS encoding sodium-translocating pyrophosphatase — MNEIMIVIIVCGLLSLAYGAWAIQSVMASDAGTERMREIAGAIQEGAQAYLTRQYTTIAIVGAVVFVIAWLLLSATAAFGFLIGAVLSGTAGFIGMMVSVRANVRTAQAASQSLGAGLEIAFKSGAVTGLLVAGLALLGVAVYFAILTGPMGYAPTDRVVIDALVALGFGASLISIFARLGGGIFTKGADVGGDLVGKVEAGIPEDDPRNPATIADNVGDNVGDCAGMAADLFETYAVTVVATMVLASIFFTGGAAIDLMLLPMVIGASCVVTSIIGTFFVKLGSNNSIMGALYKGFIATSVLSAVALFIITFFWLGFDTTYETSGGTVFAARHLFYCGLVGLIVTGLIIWVTEYYTGTNFRPVKSIAQASVTGHGTNVIQGLAISLEATALPALIIIAGILVAHSLAGLFGIAIAVSTMLALAGMVVALDAFGPVTDNAGGIAEMADLPAEVRSTTDALDAVGNTTKAVTKGYAIGSAGLGALVLFAAYTEDLKFFSSTAGEGSVFYGINVETLFNLSNPYVVAGLLFGGLLPYLFGGISMTAVGRAAGSVVEEVRRQFKEKPGIMQGTERPDYGRAVDMLTRAAIKEMIIPSLLPVLSPIVVFLVVRAVATPADAFAAVGAMLLGVIVTGLFVAISMTAGGGAWDNAKKSFEDGFIDKDGVKHEKGSEAHKASVTGDTVGDPYKDTAGPAVNPMIKITNIVALLLLAVLAHH; from the coding sequence ATGAACGAGATAATGATCGTTATCATCGTCTGTGGTCTGTTATCATTGGCATACGGGGCCTGGGCGATCCAATCCGTGATGGCATCGGATGCCGGAACGGAGCGCATGCGGGAGATTGCAGGGGCAATCCAGGAAGGGGCGCAGGCCTATCTCACCCGCCAGTACACAACCATTGCCATCGTGGGCGCCGTGGTCTTCGTGATTGCCTGGCTGCTTTTGTCCGCAACGGCGGCCTTCGGTTTCCTGATTGGCGCGGTGCTCTCCGGGACTGCGGGTTTCATCGGCATGATGGTGTCCGTGCGCGCCAATGTGCGGACCGCGCAGGCGGCAAGCCAGAGCCTGGGGGCGGGTCTTGAGATCGCGTTCAAGTCCGGCGCCGTGACCGGTCTTCTCGTCGCCGGCCTTGCACTGCTCGGTGTCGCGGTCTATTTCGCGATCCTGACAGGACCTATGGGCTATGCACCGACGGACCGTGTGGTGATCGACGCCCTCGTTGCCCTCGGCTTCGGGGCTTCGCTCATATCGATCTTCGCTCGTCTCGGCGGAGGCATCTTCACCAAGGGGGCCGACGTCGGCGGTGATCTGGTCGGCAAGGTCGAAGCCGGTATTCCCGAAGACGATCCGCGCAACCCGGCGACGATTGCCGATAACGTGGGCGACAATGTCGGGGACTGCGCCGGCATGGCAGCCGACTTGTTCGAAACCTACGCGGTGACCGTGGTCGCCACCATGGTTCTGGCGTCGATCTTCTTCACCGGTGGTGCGGCTATCGATCTGATGCTGCTGCCGATGGTGATCGGCGCGAGCTGCGTGGTGACATCCATCATCGGCACCTTCTTCGTGAAGCTCGGCTCGAACAACTCCATCATGGGTGCGCTCTACAAGGGCTTCATTGCGACGTCGGTTCTGTCCGCGGTCGCGCTGTTCATCATCACCTTCTTCTGGCTCGGCTTCGACACGACCTATGAGACATCGGGTGGCACGGTCTTCGCCGCGCGGCACCTGTTCTACTGCGGTCTTGTCGGTCTGATCGTGACCGGTCTGATCATCTGGGTGACGGAATATTACACGGGCACCAATTTCCGCCCCGTGAAGTCCATTGCTCAGGCATCGGTGACCGGACACGGCACCAACGTGATCCAGGGGCTGGCGATCTCGCTTGAGGCAACGGCGCTTCCGGCACTGATCATCATTGCCGGTATCCTGGTCGCGCACTCGCTGGCAGGTCTGTTCGGTATTGCGATCGCCGTGTCCACGATGCTGGCGCTGGCCGGCATGGTCGTTGCGCTCGACGCCTTCGGACCAGTGACCGACAACGCCGGCGGTATCGCCGAAATGGCGGACCTTCCTGCAGAAGTCCGGTCCACGACGGATGCGCTGGATGCGGTCGGCAACACCACCAAGGCCGTGACCAAGGGCTATGCCATCGGATCCGCCGGTCTCGGTGCCCTGGTGCTGTTCGCTGCCTATACGGAAGACCTGAAGTTCTTCTCGTCTACGGCAGGGGAAGGTTCGGTGTTTTACGGCATCAACGTTGAAACGCTGTTCAACCTCTCCAACCCCTACGTGGTTGCGGGGCTGCTCTTCGGCGGCCTGCTGCCTTACCTCTTCGGCGGTATCTCCATGACGGCCGTGGGCCGCGCAGCCGGATCCGTGGTCGAGGAAGTCCGGCGTCAGTTCAAGGAGAAGCCGGGTATCATGCAGGGCACGGAACGTCCGGACTACGGCCGGGCGGTCGACATGCTGACACGGGCGGCGATCAAGGAAATGATCATACCGTCGCTGTTGCCGGTGCTGTCGCCGATTGTCGTATTTTTGGTGGTTCGTGCCGTGGCGACGCCGGCCGATGCCTTCGCCGCGGTCGGCGCCATGTTGCTCGGCGTGATCGTGACGGGCCTGTTCGTGGCAATCTCCATGACTGCCGGTGGCGGCGCATGGGACAACGCCAAGAAGTCGTTCGAGGACGGCTTCATCGACAAGGACGGTGTCAAGCACGAGAAGGGTTCAGAGGCCCACAAGGCGTCTGTGACCGGTGATACGGTCGGTGATCCTTACAAGGATACGGCCGGTCCGGCGGTCAACCCGATGATCAAGATCACCAACATCGTGGCGCTGTTGTTGCTCGCCGTGCTGGCGCATCACTGA
- a CDS encoding outer membrane protein assembly factor BamE, with protein MTIKAHALIIPLLISLPLGGCFTTSYTHGHVVNSDMLNQVQVGSSKEQVELVLGSPSTTSSLNGDAYYYISQVTETTAFMAPDIVEQRVVAVYFDKDGYVRDIANYGLQDGKIIDLITRKTRTGGTDYGFLSQILKGATNPSLGL; from the coding sequence ATGACGATAAAGGCCCACGCCCTGATTATTCCGCTTCTGATCAGCCTGCCACTGGGCGGCTGCTTCACGACCTCCTACACCCACGGTCATGTCGTGAACTCCGATATGCTGAACCAGGTGCAGGTCGGGTCCAGTAAGGAGCAGGTGGAGCTGGTGCTTGGGTCGCCCTCGACCACGTCGAGCCTGAACGGCGATGCCTACTATTATATCTCCCAGGTCACCGAAACCACGGCCTTCATGGCGCCCGACATCGTCGAGCAGCGGGTCGTCGCGGTCTATTTCGACAAAGATGGCTATGTGCGGGATATCGCGAATTACGGTCTCCAGGACGGCAAGATCATCGACCTGATCACCCGCAAGACCCGCACCGGCGGCACGGACTACGGCTTCCTCAGCCAGATCCTGAAGGGCGCGACGAACCCGAGCCTGGGTCTCTGA
- a CDS encoding DUF177 domain-containing protein, with amino-acid sequence MTADKFPFSHKVNAERLGDREETIVIEPDKAALERIAEANGCVDVGSLRAELTLKPWRKAGVRVVGTIDATITQECVVTLEPFVQDLSDEIDRTFEPVSSRPRRPRDINDEGEIEIDLETLDPPDVMVDGVIDLGALICEQLALSIDPFPRKPGAVFEQDEETDSGEEEDKPSPFAALAKLKQDPEQSS; translated from the coding sequence ATGACAGCTGACAAATTTCCTTTTTCGCACAAGGTGAATGCGGAACGCTTGGGCGACCGCGAAGAGACGATCGTGATTGAACCCGACAAGGCGGCGCTTGAGCGGATTGCGGAAGCGAACGGGTGTGTGGATGTCGGCAGCCTTCGCGCGGAACTGACCCTTAAGCCCTGGCGCAAGGCCGGTGTTCGCGTGGTCGGGACGATCGATGCCACCATCACCCAAGAATGCGTTGTCACACTGGAACCGTTCGTTCAGGATCTTTCGGATGAGATTGACAGGACGTTCGAGCCGGTGTCCAGCCGGCCGCGCCGCCCGCGGGACATCAACGACGAGGGCGAGATCGAAATCGATCTTGAAACGCTCGATCCGCCGGATGTGATGGTGGATGGCGTGATCGACCTGGGAGCGCTGATCTGTGAACAGCTGGCGCTGAGCATCGATCCGTTTCCGCGCAAGCCGGGCGCCGTGTTCGAACAGGACGAGGAAACAGACAGCGGCGAGGAAGAGGACAAGCCGTCGCCGTTCGCGGCCCTTGCCAAACTCAAGCAGGACCCTGAGCAGTCCTCGTAA
- a CDS encoding ubiquinol-cytochrome C chaperone family protein translates to MLFGLFRRRPRDGEYKTYSEIVAQARQPVFYTDYRVPDTLDGRFDLIVAHAVVLFQRLAGEDKAVSEFSQSVFDLFFHDMDASLREMGVTDTRVPKKVKAMGEAFYGRADAYAPCLTNDDVVGLSDALSRNIYTEAPEPIAERALAQYMLAAAKALAAQDTAELMTGKLDWPEPAAFAPGEETAPGRNDGQDQ, encoded by the coding sequence ATGCTTTTCGGCCTTTTTCGCCGTCGTCCGCGTGACGGCGAGTACAAGACCTATAGCGAGATCGTGGCTCAAGCGCGGCAGCCGGTATTTTATACCGATTACCGTGTTCCCGACACGCTGGACGGGCGTTTCGACCTGATTGTCGCCCACGCAGTTGTTTTGTTTCAAAGACTAGCGGGTGAAGACAAAGCGGTTTCGGAATTCTCGCAGAGCGTGTTCGACCTGTTCTTCCATGATATGGACGCGAGCCTGCGGGAGATGGGGGTGACCGATACCCGGGTTCCGAAAAAGGTCAAGGCGATGGGGGAGGCGTTTTACGGCCGAGCGGATGCCTATGCGCCCTGTCTTACAAATGATGATGTCGTCGGTCTTTCCGATGCGCTCAGCCGCAATATCTATACCGAAGCGCCGGAACCGATCGCGGAACGCGCCCTTGCGCAGTATATGCTGGCCGCTGCGAAGGCGCTCGCGGCCCAGGACACGGCAGAGCTGATGACCGGCAAGCTGGACTGGCCGGAACCGGCAGCCTTTGCGCCGGGCGAAGAAACAGCGCCCGGCCGAAACGACGGACAAGACCAATGA
- a CDS encoding beta-ketoacyl-ACP synthase III, whose amino-acid sequence MSVIRSTVIGCGSYLPAKCLTNAELSGMVDTSDEWIVQRTGIRQRHIAAEGEMTSDLALNAARAALENAGMDAQDIDTIILATATPDYTFPATAVTVQAGLGIHHGAAFDVHAVCSGFVYALTTADAYIRSGMAKRVLVIGAETFSRILDWNDRTTCVLFGDGAGAVVVETSEGAGDIADRGVLTSHLRSDGRHKEKLYVDGGPSATQTTGHLRMEGREVFKHAVGMITDVIEDAFNETGTTADDLSWFIPHQANKRIIDASAKKLGIAPEKVVTTVDRHGNTSAASIPLALDTAVRDGRVKRGDLVLLEAMGGGFTWGSVLLRW is encoded by the coding sequence GTGAGCGTAATCCGTTCGACCGTAATCGGCTGCGGCAGCTATCTGCCGGCCAAATGCCTGACCAATGCAGAACTTTCCGGCATGGTGGATACCTCCGACGAATGGATCGTTCAGCGGACGGGGATCAGGCAACGCCATATTGCAGCCGAAGGCGAAATGACTTCCGACCTGGCCCTCAATGCAGCGCGCGCAGCCCTTGAGAATGCGGGTATGGATGCTCAGGACATCGATACCATCATTCTGGCGACGGCCACGCCCGATTACACGTTTCCGGCAACGGCGGTAACGGTTCAGGCCGGCCTTGGCATCCATCACGGAGCCGCCTTCGACGTCCATGCGGTCTGCTCGGGCTTCGTCTACGCACTGACCACTGCCGACGCCTATATCCGGTCAGGCATGGCAAAACGGGTGCTTGTGATCGGCGCAGAGACATTTTCCCGGATTCTGGACTGGAACGACAGAACAACGTGCGTCCTGTTCGGTGACGGAGCCGGCGCAGTGGTGGTGGAGACTTCGGAAGGAGCCGGCGACATCGCCGACCGGGGGGTTCTCACATCCCACCTGCGTTCCGACGGCCGACACAAGGAAAAGCTCTATGTGGATGGCGGGCCGTCCGCGACACAGACCACCGGTCATCTGCGCATGGAGGGCCGCGAGGTCTTCAAGCATGCGGTCGGCATGATCACCGACGTGATCGAGGATGCGTTCAACGAAACCGGAACGACGGCGGACGACCTGTCCTGGTTCATACCCCATCAGGCAAACAAGCGGATCATCGATGCGAGCGCAAAGAAGCTCGGTATTGCGCCGGAAAAGGTCGTAACGACCGTCGACAGGCACGGCAATACATCGGCTGCATCGATCCCGCTTGCTCTTGATACGGCTGTGCGGGACGGGCGGGTAAAGCGCGGGGATCTGGTGCTTCTGGAGGCCATGGGAGGCGGATTTACCTGGGGTTCCGTTCTTTTGCGCTGGTAG